A region of Lichenibacterium dinghuense DNA encodes the following proteins:
- a CDS encoding LysR family transcriptional regulator yields the protein MDLRQLRYFVAIVQCGSISRASLQLNIAQPALSLHIRNMEADLGLPLLFRTPQGVQPTEAGLILLRNARLIIEQFEVAQREIRGSAAEPSGEVRLGLPSSISPLLGVPLVLAARARFPKVTLRIAEAMSGYVLDWLRQGRVDLGLLYGLPEDRELRATGLLVETLVVYGAPEPPDGRSHPEGDALSFADLAALPLILPSPGHGLRDLLDAAATARGIRLATAIDIDAYGAIKQLVERRLGYSILPGHAGRREVEDGRLRAWAVDPPLTRMVSLVQPTDRPPTQAVKAVEGLCRATLRDLVRSGEWHMARMRTSE from the coding sequence TTGGACCTGCGGCAGCTTCGCTACTTCGTCGCGATCGTCCAGTGCGGCTCGATCTCGCGCGCGTCGCTGCAGCTCAACATCGCCCAGCCGGCGCTCAGCCTGCACATCCGCAACATGGAGGCCGACCTCGGCCTGCCGCTGCTGTTCCGCACGCCGCAGGGCGTGCAGCCGACCGAGGCCGGCCTGATCCTGCTGCGCAACGCGCGGCTCATCATCGAGCAGTTCGAGGTGGCGCAGCGCGAGATCCGCGGCAGCGCCGCCGAGCCCTCGGGCGAGGTGCGGCTCGGCCTGCCGTCCTCCATCAGCCCGCTGCTCGGCGTGCCGCTGGTGCTGGCCGCGCGGGCGCGCTTCCCCAAGGTCACCCTGCGCATCGCGGAGGCCATGAGCGGCTACGTGCTCGACTGGCTGCGCCAGGGCCGCGTCGATCTGGGGCTGCTCTATGGCCTGCCGGAGGACCGCGAGCTGCGGGCGACGGGCCTGCTCGTCGAGACGCTGGTGGTCTACGGCGCCCCCGAGCCCCCGGACGGCCGCAGCCACCCGGAAGGCGACGCCCTGAGCTTCGCCGACCTCGCCGCGCTGCCGCTGATCCTGCCGAGCCCCGGCCACGGGCTGCGCGACCTGCTCGACGCCGCCGCGACGGCGCGCGGCATCCGCCTCGCGACCGCGATCGACATCGACGCCTACGGGGCCATCAAGCAGCTCGTCGAGCGGCGCCTCGGCTACTCGATCCTGCCCGGCCATGCCGGCCGCCGCGAGGTCGAGGACGGCCGGTTGCGCGCCTGGGCGGTCGACCCGCCGCTGACCCGCATGGTGTCGCTGGTCCAGCCCACCGACCGGCCGCCGACCCAGGCCGTGAAGGCCGTCGAGGGCCTGTGCCGCGCGACCCTGCGCGACCTCGTCCGCTCGGGCGAGTGGCACATGGCGCGGATGCGGACGAGCGAGTGA
- a CDS encoding CaiB/BaiF CoA transferase family protein gives MAGDLDGLVVVSIEQAVAAPYLTSRLADAGARVIKVERPEGDFARGYDHLVHGESAYFVWLNRGKESICLDLRQKDDCALLERMVAGADVFVQNLAPGAVDRLGFAPERLRADYPRLVTVSISGYGDEGPFRDLKAYDLLVQAETGLSSITGTETEMARVGVSVCDIAAGMTAFQAVLQALIGRGITGRGRHVAVSLYHALADWMNVPYMQYVYGGKVPPRSGLNHPTIAPYGAYACRDGRAVLFSIQNEREWVNFCRDVLELPEVATDERFSLNVRRVANRPALDAVVEGVFLRHDRDAMVERLERARIAYGRVSTMEDLAKHPQNRFVTVDTPTGPARYLAPGALHDGALPDYRPVPALGQHSDALRAEFAGGARAAAE, from the coding sequence ATGGCGGGTGATCTCGACGGGCTCGTCGTCGTCTCGATCGAGCAGGCGGTGGCGGCCCCCTACCTCACGAGCCGCCTCGCCGACGCGGGCGCCCGCGTCATCAAGGTCGAGCGGCCTGAGGGTGACTTTGCCCGCGGCTACGACCACCTCGTCCACGGCGAGAGCGCCTATTTCGTGTGGCTGAACCGCGGCAAGGAGTCGATCTGCCTCGACCTCCGCCAGAAGGACGACTGCGCGCTCCTGGAGCGCATGGTGGCGGGCGCCGACGTGTTCGTGCAGAACCTCGCGCCCGGCGCGGTCGACCGCCTCGGCTTCGCGCCCGAGCGGCTCCGCGCCGACTATCCCCGCCTCGTCACCGTGTCGATCTCGGGCTACGGCGACGAGGGTCCGTTCCGCGACCTCAAGGCCTACGACCTCCTGGTCCAGGCCGAGACGGGCCTCAGCTCCATCACCGGCACCGAGACCGAGATGGCGCGCGTCGGCGTGTCGGTCTGCGACATCGCGGCCGGCATGACGGCCTTCCAGGCGGTGCTGCAGGCACTGATCGGGCGCGGGATCACGGGGCGCGGGCGCCACGTCGCGGTGTCGCTCTACCACGCGCTCGCAGACTGGATGAACGTGCCGTACATGCAGTACGTCTACGGCGGCAAGGTGCCGCCGCGCTCCGGCCTCAACCACCCCACCATCGCGCCCTACGGCGCCTACGCGTGCCGCGACGGCAGGGCCGTGCTGTTCTCGATCCAGAACGAGCGCGAATGGGTCAACTTCTGCCGCGACGTGCTGGAGCTGCCCGAGGTCGCCACCGACGAGCGCTTCTCGCTCAACGTGCGCCGCGTCGCCAACCGCCCCGCGCTCGACGCCGTGGTGGAAGGCGTGTTCCTCCGGCACGACCGCGACGCCATGGTGGAGCGGCTGGAGCGGGCCCGCATCGCCTATGGCCGCGTGTCCACCATGGAGGACCTCGCCAAGCACCCGCAGAACCGCTTCGTCACGGTGGACACCCCGACCGGCCCGGCGAGATACCTCGCGCCGGGCGCGCTCCACGACGGCGCCCTGCCGGACTACCGCCCCGTGCCGGCGCTGGGCCAGCATTCGGACGCGCTGCGGGCCGAGTTCGCCGGAGGCGCGCGCGCCGCGGCCGAGTGA